A stretch of the Mesorhizobium huakuii genome encodes the following:
- a CDS encoding pilus assembly protein has translation MLLNRFWRSKSGNFALLMGLGLPAILSAVAFAVDVSTIMRAKSNLQNALDAANLASSHLGDLEITRNDAFDRYFQANIAGHGELANAQATLTVDRGVNFVKTRAVASADVNLNFAFLFGQNKHIVVDASAVESNNQLEVVLVLDNTGSMAGARMTALRTATKSLLDTLESTKSPTRQVRASLVPFVTAVNVNGDEFDPSWIDMDGKSSTNGINFPVIDGKRPNHMALFKQLGLMGGWKDTGWKGCVEARPGTYNISDTPPDPNRPDTLFVPYFAPDDPAPATRPSGSYGNSATGYNNSYLDDTIDKVKLAEPGVNILGIDLSGLLGGVVDALLGADLEKVAKYVAPTNKILTETGSAITVGPNRSCPTPVVPLTDDFDKLRKAASQMTERNGSGTNVSEGLSWGMRVLSPGAPYTDGAPFKTPGVSKIVMLLTDGENVVYGASNQPTKSDYTSYGYLAGGRFGSDNQTTAARNVDGWTKSVCTQLKNQGVQIYTMVLQSDTAANRTLYSACASDPSGYYAVNDPAKLPDVFQQIANKFSRLQLTN, from the coding sequence ATGCTTCTCAACAGGTTCTGGCGCTCGAAGAGCGGCAATTTCGCGCTGCTGATGGGGCTCGGGCTGCCGGCCATCCTGTCGGCGGTGGCGTTCGCGGTCGACGTGTCCACCATCATGCGGGCCAAGAGCAACCTGCAGAATGCGCTCGACGCCGCAAACCTCGCCTCTTCGCATCTCGGCGATCTGGAAATTACCCGCAACGACGCCTTCGACCGCTATTTTCAGGCCAACATCGCCGGACATGGCGAACTCGCCAACGCGCAGGCGACGCTGACCGTCGACAGGGGCGTCAACTTCGTCAAGACCAGGGCGGTTGCCTCGGCGGACGTCAATTTGAACTTCGCTTTCCTGTTCGGCCAGAACAAGCACATCGTCGTCGACGCCTCGGCCGTCGAATCGAACAACCAGCTCGAAGTCGTGCTGGTGTTGGACAATACCGGCTCGATGGCCGGTGCCCGCATGACGGCACTGAGGACGGCGACGAAGTCCTTGCTGGACACGCTCGAGTCGACAAAATCGCCGACGCGCCAGGTGCGTGCCTCGCTGGTTCCCTTCGTGACGGCAGTCAACGTCAATGGCGACGAGTTCGATCCGTCCTGGATCGACATGGACGGCAAGTCCTCGACCAACGGCATCAATTTCCCCGTCATCGACGGCAAGCGGCCGAACCACATGGCGCTATTCAAGCAATTGGGGCTGATGGGCGGATGGAAAGACACCGGCTGGAAAGGCTGCGTTGAGGCGCGCCCCGGCACCTATAATATTTCTGATACACCCCCGGATCCGAACAGACCCGACACGCTGTTCGTGCCTTACTTTGCTCCCGACGATCCGGCGCCTGCCACCAGGCCGTCTGGCTCCTACGGCAACTCGGCGACCGGCTACAACAATTCGTACCTCGACGACACCATCGACAAGGTCAAACTCGCCGAGCCGGGGGTCAACATACTGGGCATCGACCTCAGCGGCCTGCTTGGCGGCGTGGTCGACGCCCTATTGGGCGCCGACCTGGAGAAGGTTGCCAAATATGTGGCGCCGACGAACAAGATCCTCACCGAGACCGGCAGCGCGATCACCGTCGGCCCCAACCGCTCCTGTCCGACCCCTGTCGTTCCCCTGACCGACGATTTCGACAAATTGCGCAAGGCGGCGAGCCAGATGACGGAACGGAACGGTTCCGGCACCAACGTCTCGGAGGGCCTGTCATGGGGCATGCGGGTGCTGTCGCCCGGCGCGCCCTATACCGATGGTGCGCCCTTCAAGACGCCAGGCGTCAGCAAGATCGTCATGCTGCTCACCGACGGTGAGAATGTTGTTTACGGCGCCAGCAACCAGCCGACCAAATCCGACTACACATCCTATGGCTATCTGGCGGGTGGCCGCTTCGGCTCGGACAACCAGACGACGGCGGCGCGCAATGTCGACGGCTGGACCAAGAGCGTGTGCACGCAGTTGAAGAACCAGGGCGTGCAAATCTACACAATGGTGCTGCAGTCGGACACCGCCGCCAACCGCACGCTCTACAGTGCGTGCGCCTCGGACCCGAGCGGCTATTATGCCGTCAACGATCCGGCCAAACTGCCGGACGTTTTCCAGCAGATCGCCAACAAGTTCTCAAGGCTGCAGCTGACCAATTGA
- a CDS encoding LTA synthase family protein — protein sequence MAKSSKRASKAAPQFLEDDPSTGYLPGRRWPVVRYGLISLAISAILVFAIELIVRGDFAGTVSFFLQPLKPGWTTIVVFALILIGLDAVLGRSHQSLMIVAPLTLSLAFVGHQKSHYLGDPLYPTDFLYSRQIVALLPLLVRDRPMTALAMVVGIVAGLSLLVYGWRLWRRRVPALSRKGRLARLTLAVPLLAFFVSIMDYATFSWTRDRLQIIPIMWDQKENYASNGFALAFALNVPMAHVSAPPGYTDKAIAAIERPQMTASVPDEKPDIIVVMSESFWDPTKLPGVTITPDPIPTVRALRSGSMFSPEFGGMTANIEFEALTGFSNAFLPAGSIPYQQYVRTPTPSMATFLKSEGYRARAIHPGTNWFWNRGAVYADFGFNDFKSEETLPPMEKRGPLASDAAMTDEIIREADASDDPVFFFAVSLQNHGPYEPNRYYNPTHAVQAPISQWARDSLLSYAEGSADADRGLERLIEWAKKRSHPTVIAFFGDHLPPLGPVYVETGFLKDNVAPRKEATPQDALEHHQTPLIIWSNRSGSVENLGAVSPAFLPYHILTTAGITHPYYTGFLGEMREHYRVVDRNLLLTPAGEATPDWSRQKDIDPAIRDFRLIQYDMMFGKRHAAPDFFPETVDKVVAHTS from the coding sequence GTGGCAAAGAGTTCGAAACGCGCCAGCAAAGCTGCGCCGCAATTCCTGGAAGACGATCCGTCCACCGGCTATCTGCCGGGACGGAGATGGCCGGTCGTCCGTTACGGATTGATCAGCCTGGCGATCTCGGCCATCCTGGTGTTTGCCATTGAATTGATCGTGCGCGGTGACTTTGCCGGGACGGTCTCCTTCTTCCTGCAGCCGCTCAAGCCGGGCTGGACGACCATCGTCGTCTTCGCGCTGATCCTCATCGGTCTCGATGCCGTGCTCGGACGCAGCCATCAGAGCCTGATGATCGTCGCGCCCTTGACCCTGTCGCTGGCCTTTGTCGGGCACCAGAAATCGCATTATCTGGGCGATCCGCTCTACCCCACGGATTTCCTCTACTCCCGCCAGATCGTCGCCCTGCTGCCGCTGCTTGTGCGCGACCGGCCGATGACGGCGCTCGCCATGGTCGTCGGCATCGTCGCCGGCCTGTCGCTGCTCGTCTATGGCTGGCGGCTGTGGCGCCGCAGGGTCCCAGCACTCAGCCGCAAGGGCCGCCTTGCCCGGCTGACGCTGGCGGTGCCGCTGCTCGCCTTCTTCGTCTCGATCATGGATTACGCCACCTTCTCCTGGACCAGGGACCGGCTGCAGATCATCCCGATCATGTGGGACCAGAAGGAAAACTACGCCTCCAACGGCTTTGCGCTCGCCTTCGCGCTCAACGTGCCGATGGCGCATGTGTCGGCACCGCCGGGCTATACGGACAAGGCGATCGCGGCGATCGAGAGGCCGCAGATGACAGCCTCGGTGCCCGATGAAAAGCCCGACATCATTGTCGTCATGAGCGAATCCTTCTGGGATCCGACCAAGCTGCCCGGCGTCACCATCACGCCGGATCCCATTCCCACCGTGCGGGCATTGCGTTCCGGTTCGATGTTCTCGCCCGAATTCGGCGGCATGACCGCCAACATCGAATTCGAGGCGCTGACCGGCTTTTCCAACGCCTTCCTGCCGGCCGGCAGCATTCCCTACCAGCAATATGTGCGCACGCCGACGCCTTCGATGGCGACCTTCCTGAAGAGCGAGGGCTACCGGGCGCGCGCCATCCATCCGGGCACCAACTGGTTCTGGAACCGTGGCGCGGTCTATGCCGATTTCGGTTTCAACGATTTCAAGTCGGAAGAGACGCTGCCACCCATGGAAAAGCGCGGACCGCTGGCATCGGATGCGGCGATGACGGACGAGATCATCCGCGAAGCCGACGCCAGCGACGACCCGGTGTTCTTCTTCGCGGTCAGCCTGCAGAATCATGGCCCCTATGAACCGAACCGCTATTACAACCCGACCCACGCGGTGCAGGCGCCGATCAGCCAATGGGCGCGCGATTCGCTGCTGAGCTACGCGGAGGGCTCAGCCGACGCGGACCGCGGCCTTGAACGGCTGATCGAATGGGCCAAGAAGCGCTCCCACCCCACCGTGATCGCCTTTTTCGGCGACCATCTGCCGCCGCTGGGGCCGGTCTATGTCGAAACCGGCTTCCTGAAAGACAATGTCGCGCCACGCAAAGAAGCAACGCCGCAAGACGCACTGGAGCATCATCAGACTCCGCTGATCATCTGGTCGAACCGCTCCGGTTCGGTCGAGAACCTTGGCGCGGTGAGCCCGGCCTTCCTGCCCTATCATATCCTCACCACTGCGGGGATTACCCATCCCTACTACACGGGGTTTCTGGGAGAGATGCGTGAACACTACCGCGTCGTCGACCGCAACCTGCTGCTGACGCCAGCCGGCGAGGCCACGCCCGACTGGTCGCGGCAGAAGGATATCGACCCGGCGATCCGCGATTTCCGGCTCATTCAGTACGACATGATGTTCGGCAAGCGCCACGCGGCGCCCGACTTCTTCCCCGAGACGGTCGACAAGGTCGTCGCCCATACGAGTTGA
- the fabD gene encoding ACP S-malonyltransferase — MAVAFTFPGQGSQAVGMGKELADAFPEARRVFQEVDDALAENLSKLIWEGPEETLTLTANAQPALMAVSLAAIRALEARGFSLKDKVAYVAGHSLGEYSALAAAGFVSVADAARLLRIRGNAMQAAVPAGEGAMAAIIGLEQADVEAACSEAAQGAGKVCQIANDNGGGQLVISGAKTAVELAAKLCTEKGAKRALMLQVSAPFHSALMAPAANVMRDALSGVAKHAPAVPVLSNVTVTPTSDPDEIARRLVEQITGRVRWRETVEWFGANGVATLYEIGAGKVLSGLARRINRDIATASVGTSADVEAALAALA, encoded by the coding sequence ATGGCCGTCGCATTCACCTTTCCGGGACAAGGCAGCCAGGCTGTCGGCATGGGCAAAGAGCTCGCCGATGCCTTTCCCGAGGCGCGCAGGGTCTTCCAGGAAGTCGACGACGCGCTCGCAGAAAACCTGTCGAAGCTGATCTGGGAAGGTCCGGAAGAAACCTTGACGCTGACGGCCAACGCGCAGCCGGCGCTGATGGCGGTGTCGCTGGCGGCGATCAGGGCGCTGGAAGCGCGCGGTTTCTCGCTGAAGGACAAGGTCGCCTATGTCGCTGGCCACTCACTGGGCGAATATTCGGCCCTTGCCGCCGCCGGGTTTGTTTCCGTTGCCGATGCCGCCCGGCTGCTGCGCATCCGCGGCAACGCCATGCAGGCGGCAGTGCCGGCCGGCGAGGGCGCCATGGCGGCGATCATCGGACTGGAGCAGGCGGATGTCGAAGCCGCTTGCTCCGAAGCCGCGCAAGGGGCCGGTAAGGTCTGCCAGATCGCCAACGACAATGGCGGCGGACAGCTGGTCATTTCCGGCGCCAAGACCGCGGTCGAGCTGGCGGCGAAACTTTGCACCGAAAAGGGCGCCAAGCGGGCGCTGATGCTGCAGGTTTCGGCGCCCTTCCATTCGGCGCTGATGGCGCCGGCGGCGAACGTTATGCGCGATGCGCTTTCCGGTGTGGCGAAGCATGCGCCGGCGGTGCCCGTGCTGTCCAACGTCACCGTGACCCCGACCAGCGATCCCGACGAGATCGCCCGGCGGCTGGTCGAGCAGATAACCGGCCGCGTGCGTTGGCGCGAAACAGTGGAATGGTTCGGCGCCAACGGTGTTGCAACACTCTACGAGATCGGCGCCGGCAAGGTGCTGTCGGGCCTGGCACGGCGCATCAACCGCGACATCGCTACCGCGTCGGTCGGCACATCGGCCGATGTCGAGGCGGCGCTGGCCGCACTTGCATAA
- the fabG gene encoding 3-oxoacyl-[acyl-carrier-protein] reductase: MFELTGRKALVTGASGGIGEAIARVLHAQGAIVGLHGTRIEKLETLAGELGDRVKLFPANLSNRDEVKALGQKAEAELEGVDILVNNAGITKDGLFVRMSDADWDTVMEVNLTAVFRLTRELTHPMMRRRHGRIINITSVVGVTGNPGQTNYCASKAGMIGFSKSLAQEIATRNITVNCVAPGFIESAMTDKLNDKQKEAIMAAIPTRRMGTSVEVASAVAYLASNEAAYVTGQTIHVNGGMAMI; the protein is encoded by the coding sequence ATGTTCGAACTGACCGGCCGCAAGGCGCTCGTCACCGGCGCATCGGGAGGCATCGGCGAGGCGATTGCCCGCGTGCTGCATGCGCAAGGCGCCATTGTCGGCCTGCACGGCACCCGCATCGAGAAACTGGAGACTTTGGCAGGCGAACTCGGCGACCGGGTCAAACTGTTCCCGGCCAATCTGTCGAACCGCGACGAGGTCAAGGCGCTCGGCCAGAAGGCGGAGGCCGAGCTCGAAGGTGTCGATATCCTGGTCAACAATGCCGGCATCACCAAGGACGGCCTGTTCGTGCGCATGTCGGACGCCGATTGGGATACGGTGATGGAGGTCAACCTGACTGCTGTGTTCAGGCTGACCCGCGAACTGACCCATCCGATGATGCGCCGTCGCCATGGCCGCATCATCAACATCACCTCGGTGGTCGGCGTGACCGGCAATCCCGGCCAGACCAACTACTGCGCCTCCAAGGCCGGCATGATCGGCTTCTCCAAATCGCTGGCGCAGGAAATCGCCACCCGCAATATCACCGTCAACTGCGTCGCCCCGGGCTTCATCGAATCGGCCATGACCGACAAGCTCAACGACAAGCAGAAAGAGGCGATCATGGCGGCGATTCCGACGCGTCGCATGGGCACGAGCGTTGAAGTGGCGTCCGCGGTTGCCTACCTCGCCTCCAACGAAGCCGCCTACGTCACCGGCCAGACCATCCATGTCAACGGCGGCATGGCCATGATTTGA
- a CDS encoding acyl carrier protein, whose amino-acid sequence MSDTAERVKKIVIEHLGVDADKVTEQASFIDDLGADSLDTVELVMAFEEEFGVEIPDDAAETILTVGDAVKYIDKASA is encoded by the coding sequence ATGAGTGACACCGCAGAGCGCGTCAAGAAGATCGTCATCGAGCACCTTGGCGTCGATGCCGACAAAGTGACGGAGCAGGCGAGCTTCATCGATGATCTGGGCGCCGACAGCCTCGACACGGTCGAACTCGTCATGGCGTTCGAAGAAGAATTCGGCGTCGAGATTCCCGACGACGCAGCCGAGACCATCCTGACCGTCGGCGACGCGGTTAAGTACATCGACAAGGCTTCGGCCTGA
- the fabF gene encoding beta-ketoacyl-ACP synthase II, whose protein sequence is MRRVVVTGLGLLSPFGMGFEHSWKELLTGRSAAKRITEFEVEDLACKIAHVVPRGDGSNATFNPEAVLEPKELRKIGDFILYGIAAADEALKDSGWEPKTHEEQCATGVLIGSGIGGIEGIAENAMILKERGPRRISPFFIPGQIINLVSGQVSIRHGLKGPNHAVVTACSTGAHAIGDAARLIMWGDADVMVAGGAEAPVTRLSIAGFAACRALSTDRNDAPQTASRPYDRDRDGFVMGEGAGVVVLEELEHAKARGAKIYAEVTGYGLTGDAYHITAPAEDGDGAFRCMTAALNRAKLTPADIDYINAHGTSTMADTIELGAVERLVGNAASKISMSSTKSSIGHLLGAAGAAEAIFSILAIRDNVAPATINLDNPERETAIDLVPNKPRSRQIDVALSNSFGFGGTNASLVFQRYNG, encoded by the coding sequence ATGAGGCGTGTCGTCGTCACGGGCCTTGGGTTGTTGTCGCCGTTCGGCATGGGCTTTGAGCACAGCTGGAAGGAACTTCTGACCGGCCGCAGCGCCGCCAAGCGCATCACCGAGTTCGAGGTGGAGGATCTTGCCTGCAAGATCGCCCACGTCGTCCCGCGTGGTGACGGCAGCAATGCCACCTTCAATCCCGAGGCCGTGCTCGAGCCGAAGGAATTGCGCAAGATCGGCGACTTCATCCTGTACGGGATTGCCGCCGCCGACGAGGCGCTGAAGGATTCCGGTTGGGAGCCCAAGACCCACGAGGAGCAATGCGCCACCGGCGTGCTCATCGGTTCGGGTATTGGCGGCATCGAGGGCATCGCCGAGAACGCGATGATCCTCAAGGAGCGCGGCCCGCGCCGCATCAGCCCCTTCTTCATCCCGGGCCAGATCATCAATCTCGTCTCCGGCCAGGTTTCGATCCGGCACGGGCTGAAAGGCCCGAACCATGCCGTCGTCACGGCCTGTTCGACCGGCGCGCACGCCATTGGCGATGCAGCCCGGCTGATCATGTGGGGCGATGCCGACGTCATGGTCGCCGGTGGCGCTGAAGCGCCGGTGACGCGGCTGTCGATCGCTGGCTTCGCCGCCTGCCGGGCTCTGTCGACCGACCGTAATGACGCGCCGCAGACGGCGTCGCGTCCCTATGACCGCGACCGCGACGGCTTCGTCATGGGCGAGGGTGCCGGTGTTGTCGTGCTGGAAGAACTCGAGCATGCAAAGGCGCGCGGGGCGAAAATCTACGCCGAGGTGACCGGCTACGGTCTCACCGGCGATGCCTATCACATCACGGCTCCCGCGGAGGATGGCGACGGGGCTTTCCGTTGCATGACCGCGGCGTTGAACCGGGCCAAGCTTACGCCCGCGGATATCGACTACATCAACGCGCACGGCACCTCGACCATGGCCGATACGATTGAACTTGGCGCTGTCGAGAGGCTTGTCGGCAATGCCGCGTCGAAGATTTCGATGTCGTCGACCAAGTCGTCGATCGGCCATCTGCTGGGGGCGGCGGGTGCCGCCGAAGCGATCTTTTCGATCCTGGCTATCCGGGACAATGTCGCGCCGGCGACCATCAACCTCGACAACCCCGAGCGCGAAACCGCGATCGACCTGGTGCCGAACAAGCCTCGCTCCCGCCAGATCGACGTGGCGTTGTCCAATTCCTTTGGTTTTGGCGGCACCAACGCTTCGCTTGTGTTCCAGCGCTACAATGGCTGA
- the mltG gene encoding endolytic transglycosylase MltG: MNTNPSGNGEFGQRPANTGPIVPKTASEALRPEAGTPPPKRSRASRSQVVVFMNFVISLVMLMVLTAGAALYFGKQEFTEPGPSANGDTFLVKPNTGVQDIADQLERRGLISDARVFRLGVRAFGNDSALKAGEYEIKPRASMRDIMELLKSGKSVMYSLTIPEGLTVDQALQRIADEPALSGDMPAKVPPEGSLATDTLRFTRGATRQQMIDKLVADQKKLVDEVWQRRAPDLPLANIEDFVTLASIVEKETGRGDERSRVAAVFLNRLAKGMRLQSDPTIIYGLFGGKGKPADRPIYQSDIQKQTPYNTYVINGLPPTPIANPGRAALEAVANPSKTDDLYFVADGTGGHVFAATLDEHNENVARYRALQKKQADDAAKAAAGANGTPEKPAADKPADGSDGTGGDNGDAGGDAGDAQ; this comes from the coding sequence ATGAACACAAATCCGTCGGGCAACGGAGAATTCGGGCAAAGGCCGGCGAACACCGGGCCGATCGTGCCGAAGACAGCCAGCGAGGCCTTGCGGCCGGAAGCCGGAACGCCGCCGCCGAAGCGCTCGCGCGCTTCGCGCAGCCAGGTCGTCGTGTTTATGAACTTCGTCATCTCCTTGGTGATGCTGATGGTTCTGACGGCGGGCGCGGCGCTCTACTTCGGCAAGCAGGAATTCACCGAACCTGGTCCCTCGGCCAATGGCGACACCTTCCTGGTCAAGCCCAACACCGGGGTCCAGGACATCGCCGACCAGCTTGAGCGCCGCGGACTGATCAGCGACGCCCGTGTCTTCCGCCTTGGCGTGCGCGCCTTCGGCAACGATTCCGCACTCAAGGCCGGCGAATACGAGATCAAGCCCAGGGCATCCATGCGTGACATCATGGAGCTTTTGAAGAGCGGCAAGTCGGTGATGTATTCGCTGACCATTCCGGAAGGGCTGACGGTTGACCAGGCCCTGCAGCGTATCGCCGACGAACCCGCCTTGAGCGGCGACATGCCGGCGAAAGTGCCCCCCGAGGGCAGCCTTGCCACCGACACGCTGCGCTTCACGCGCGGCGCGACGCGCCAGCAGATGATCGACAAGCTGGTGGCCGATCAGAAGAAGCTGGTCGACGAGGTCTGGCAGCGGCGCGCGCCGGACCTGCCGCTCGCCAATATCGAGGACTTCGTCACCCTGGCCTCGATCGTCGAGAAGGAAACCGGCAGGGGGGACGAGCGTTCCCGCGTCGCCGCCGTCTTCCTCAACCGGCTGGCCAAGGGCATGCGCCTGCAATCCGATCCGACCATCATCTATGGTCTGTTCGGCGGTAAGGGAAAGCCCGCTGACCGCCCGATCTACCAGTCGGACATCCAGAAGCAGACGCCTTACAACACCTATGTGATCAATGGTCTGCCGCCGACGCCTATCGCCAATCCGGGCCGTGCCGCGCTTGAGGCCGTGGCCAATCCATCGAAGACCGACGATCTTTATTTCGTCGCCGACGGCACGGGCGGGCACGTCTTTGCCGCGACGCTGGACGAGCACAATGAGAACGTCGCCCGCTATCGTGCGTTACAGAAGAAGCAGGCCGATGACGCGGCCAAGGCTGCCGCTGGTGCCAATGGCACTCCCGAAAAGCCTGCCGCCGACAAGCCTGCCGATGGCAGCGACGGCACCGGTGGCGATAATGGCGATGCCGGCGGCGATGCTGGCGACGCCCAGTGA
- a CDS encoding YicC/YloC family endoribonuclease produces the protein MNLQSMTGFARAVAEHDGTSIAWEVKSVNGKSVEVRLRLPQGFERLEPAVRQTLQKRFARGNFQATLTIGRAAGAQAQPVVNEAFLKDLAGLAKRLQEQFGVAPATADGLLSLRGVLDIPETVETEEARAALDIAIMAALEVALKGLEQARQGEGAALALLLSGHIDAIEALTLRAEADPSRETAAIRERIAEQVRLLMDASANLDASRLHMEAAFLATKADIREEIDRLKTHVASGRTLLGGGGAVGRKLDFLAQEFNRESNTLCSKSNAAAVTAIGLELKAVVDQFREQVQNLE, from the coding sequence ATGAATTTGCAGAGCATGACCGGATTTGCGCGTGCCGTCGCCGAGCATGACGGCACTTCGATCGCCTGGGAGGTCAAGTCCGTCAACGGCAAGAGCGTCGAGGTGCGGCTGCGGCTGCCGCAAGGTTTCGAGCGGCTGGAGCCGGCGGTCAGGCAAACGCTGCAGAAGCGTTTCGCCCGGGGCAATTTCCAGGCGACGCTGACTATCGGCCGCGCCGCCGGTGCGCAGGCGCAACCCGTCGTCAACGAGGCGTTTCTGAAAGACCTTGCGGGCCTCGCCAAGCGGCTGCAGGAACAATTCGGCGTTGCCCCCGCCACGGCCGACGGGTTGCTGTCGCTGCGCGGCGTGCTCGACATTCCTGAAACCGTGGAAACCGAAGAGGCGCGCGCCGCGCTCGACATCGCCATCATGGCTGCCCTTGAGGTGGCGCTGAAAGGGCTGGAGCAAGCACGGCAAGGCGAGGGTGCGGCACTGGCTTTGCTGCTGTCCGGCCACATCGACGCCATTGAGGCACTGACGCTGCGCGCGGAGGCGGACCCGTCACGCGAGACGGCGGCGATCCGTGAACGCATCGCCGAGCAGGTCAGGCTGCTGATGGACGCGTCCGCCAATCTGGATGCGAGCCGGCTGCACATGGAGGCGGCGTTCCTCGCCACCAAGGCTGATATTCGCGAAGAGATCGACCGGCTGAAAACGCATGTCGCATCTGGCCGCACCCTGCTTGGGGGCGGCGGCGCCGTCGGCCGCAAGCTCGATTTCCTGGCACAGGAATTTAACCGCGAATCGAATACGCTGTGCTCGAAGTCGAACGCCGCCGCCGTCACCGCGATCGGGCTGGAGCTGAAGGCCGTGGTCGACCAGTTTCGTGAACAGGTCCAGAATCTGGAGTAG
- the gmk gene encoding guanylate kinase has product MVPRDLGSRIRRRGLMLVLSSPSGAGKSTIARNLLESDSSLELSVSVTTRPRRGSEIEGVHYHFRTMREFERLRDSDALLEWAEVHGNCYATPREPAELALAQGRDMLFDIDWQGAQQLKEKMRADIVSIFILPPSMKELKARLKRRAEDQEAVIETRLKNARNEIEHWKEYDFVIVNDDLDRAFAEVRGIVVAERLRRDRRPGLFDFVSGLLDEKTV; this is encoded by the coding sequence ATGGTTCCCAGGGATTTGGGGTCCCGCATCCGCCGCCGGGGGCTGATGCTTGTGCTGTCGTCGCCGTCGGGCGCCGGCAAGTCGACGATCGCGCGCAACCTTCTGGAAAGCGATTCCAGCCTCGAACTGTCGGTCTCGGTCACCACCAGACCGCGCCGCGGCTCGGAGATCGAGGGTGTTCACTACCATTTCCGCACCATGCGCGAGTTCGAGCGGCTGCGCGATTCCGACGCGCTGCTGGAGTGGGCGGAAGTGCACGGCAATTGCTATGCGACACCGCGCGAGCCCGCCGAACTGGCATTGGCGCAAGGCCGCGACATGCTGTTCGACATCGACTGGCAAGGCGCTCAGCAGCTCAAGGAGAAGATGCGCGCTGACATCGTCTCGATCTTCATCCTGCCGCCGTCGATGAAGGAATTGAAGGCGCGGCTGAAGCGTCGTGCCGAGGACCAGGAAGCGGTGATCGAGACGCGGCTGAAGAACGCCCGCAACGAGATCGAGCACTGGAAGGAATATGATTTCGTCATCGTCAATGACGATCTCGACCGCGCCTTTGCCGAAGTGCGTGGCATCGTCGTCGCCGAACGATTGCGGCGCGACCGCCGGCCCGGTCTGTTCGATTTCGTCTCCGGTTTGCTGGACGAGAAGACGGTGTAG
- the rsmA gene encoding 16S rRNA (adenine(1518)-N(6)/adenine(1519)-N(6))-dimethyltransferase RsmA, whose protein sequence is MSIDGLPPLRDVIERHGLQAKKALGQNFLLDLNLTGKIARSAGDLTNTAVIEVGPGPGGLTRALLSNGARRVVAIERDERCLAALAEVSAHYPGRLEVISGDALKTDFAALASSATQDGGQVRIVANLPYNIGTELLVRWLTVPDWPPFYASMTLMFQREVAQRIVAAPGSDAYGRLGVLAGWRTQARIAFDVPPQAFTPPPKVTSSVVHLEPRATPLPADVKKLGRVTEAAFGQRRKMLRQSVKSLGGEALLERAGIDPTRRAETLSVEEFVRLTNAA, encoded by the coding sequence ATGAGCATCGATGGGTTGCCACCGCTGCGCGACGTCATCGAGCGCCATGGGCTGCAGGCGAAAAAGGCGCTTGGCCAGAATTTCCTGCTCGACCTCAATTTGACCGGCAAGATCGCACGCAGCGCAGGCGACCTGACAAACACTGCGGTGATCGAGGTTGGTCCGGGGCCAGGCGGCCTGACAAGGGCGCTGCTTTCCAACGGCGCCCGCCGGGTCGTCGCCATCGAACGCGACGAACGCTGCCTGGCTGCCCTTGCCGAAGTCTCCGCTCACTATCCCGGCCGGCTGGAGGTGATTTCCGGCGACGCGCTAAAGACCGACTTTGCCGCCCTTGCCTCCTCGGCAACCCAAGACGGCGGTCAGGTGCGGATCGTGGCCAATCTGCCTTACAACATCGGCACGGAATTGCTCGTCCGATGGCTGACCGTCCCGGACTGGCCGCCTTTCTACGCCTCGATGACGCTGATGTTCCAGCGTGAGGTGGCCCAGCGCATCGTCGCCGCGCCCGGCAGCGATGCCTATGGTCGGCTCGGCGTGCTGGCCGGCTGGCGCACGCAGGCCAGGATCGCCTTCGACGTGCCTCCCCAGGCCTTCACGCCGCCGCCCAAGGTCACCTCGTCGGTGGTGCATCTGGAGCCACGTGCGACGCCCCTGCCCGCTGATGTGAAAAAACTCGGCCGCGTCACCGAAGCCGCCTTCGGCCAACGCCGAAAGATGCTGCGGCAAAGTGTGAAAAGCCTCGGCGGCGAGGCCTTGCTCGAGCGCGCGGGCATCGATCCGACCCGCCGCGCCGAAACGCTCAGCGTCGAGGAATTCGTCAGGCTGACCAATGCGGCTTAG